The Mastomys coucha isolate ucsf_1 unplaced genomic scaffold, UCSF_Mcou_1 pScaffold11, whole genome shotgun sequence genome includes a window with the following:
- the LOC116082422 gene encoding secreted Ly-6/uPAR domain-containing protein 2-like — MRPLLVLLLLAVVCASLARALHCHVCCGHENCESLVECALTDKYCVITRATNPGGILVMKSCAPTCPNSTVSSDGRALSVSCCQGSQCNRSAASGLTGSLGAIWASASISLLWALLRAAW, encoded by the exons ATGAGGCCCCTCCTGGTGCTGTTGCTGCTGGCTGTTGTGTGTGCTTCTCTGG CCCGGGCCCTGCACTGCCATGTGTGCTGTGGGCACGAGAACTGCGAGTCTCTCGTGGAGTGCGCCTTGACGGACAAGTACTGTGTGATCACTCGGGCCA CCAACCCTGGTGGCATCCTGGTCATGAAGTCCTGCGCCCCAACCTGCCCCAACAGCACCGTGTCTTCCGATGGCCGtgccctctctgtctcctgctgtcAGGGGAGCCAGTGCAACCGCAGTGCTGCCTCAGGTCTGACTGGCAGCCTTGGGGCTATATGGGCCAGCGCCTCTATCAGCCTACTGTGGGCACTGCTTCGAGCTGCCTGGTGA